In Paenibacillus sp. G2S3, a single window of DNA contains:
- a CDS encoding MDR family MFS transporter translates to MSAAKSPNLGIVIAGLLLGILMASMDSTIVATAMGNIVGELGGMDKFVWVTSAYLVAEMAGMPIFGKLSDMYGRKKFFIFGIIVFMAGSALCGTADTITQLAVYRAIQGIGGGALVPIAFAIMFDAVPLETRGKLGGAFGAVFGLSSIFGPLLGAYITDHIAWQWVFYINLPLGLLAFAMVVFFYKESHEHSKQPIDWLGAGTLLGSVICLMFALELGGKEYAWGSSMILGLFAAFAILVAVFLFVETRAKEPIISFTLFKKRLYAVSIICALFSGAAFIVASVYIPIFIQGVLGGSATNSGLVLLPMMVGSVVTATMGGFLMSKTSYRSLLIPTFALLVIGTGLVATLTPDASRLLVTLYMILIGLGIGASFSVLSTASIHGLTAQQRGSASATLNFIRSLGMTIGITTFGIIQSHYFSGSLTKLLSSSGGGEAPAGAMDFKDPHALLSPETRALIPPEILSKITAGLSSSIVNTFAWAVIPAALALLASFYMGRQKMDASAEGNVQASGH, encoded by the coding sequence ATGAGTGCTGCCAAATCGCCGAATCTGGGCATTGTTATCGCAGGTCTCCTATTAGGAATTCTGATGGCCTCCATGGACAGCACCATCGTTGCTACTGCAATGGGTAATATTGTTGGGGAGCTTGGCGGAATGGACAAATTTGTCTGGGTCACATCAGCCTATCTCGTAGCCGAGATGGCGGGTATGCCCATTTTCGGCAAGCTGTCTGATATGTATGGTCGCAAGAAGTTTTTTATTTTTGGAATTATCGTATTCATGGCGGGCTCGGCGCTCTGTGGAACAGCAGACACGATTACTCAGTTAGCTGTGTACCGGGCTATTCAGGGGATCGGTGGTGGTGCGCTGGTGCCGATCGCTTTTGCCATCATGTTCGACGCTGTACCGCTGGAAACTCGGGGTAAGCTCGGCGGGGCATTCGGCGCAGTATTTGGATTGTCGAGTATATTTGGTCCATTACTAGGGGCGTATATTACCGATCATATTGCTTGGCAGTGGGTATTTTATATTAACTTACCCCTTGGTTTGTTGGCTTTTGCGATGGTCGTATTCTTTTATAAAGAATCACATGAGCATTCTAAGCAGCCTATTGACTGGTTGGGAGCGGGTACACTGCTTGGTTCAGTCATTTGCTTAATGTTTGCGCTGGAGCTTGGCGGGAAAGAGTATGCTTGGGGTTCGTCCATGATTCTTGGTTTATTTGCAGCCTTTGCCATCCTTGTAGCTGTGTTTCTTTTTGTTGAAACTAGAGCGAAAGAACCGATTATTTCCTTTACTTTGTTTAAAAAAAGATTATACGCGGTGAGCATTATCTGTGCTCTATTTAGTGGTGCGGCTTTTATTGTGGCTTCTGTGTATATTCCGATCTTTATTCAAGGGGTATTGGGCGGATCAGCTACAAATTCAGGACTTGTACTGCTGCCAATGATGGTCGGCTCAGTGGTAACAGCTACGATGGGCGGATTTCTGATGTCAAAAACCAGTTACCGCAGCCTGCTAATTCCTACATTCGCACTTTTGGTGATCGGTACTGGACTTGTAGCGACACTTACGCCGGATGCTTCTCGACTGCTTGTTACTTTGTATATGATTTTAATTGGGCTAGGGATTGGCGCTTCATTCTCAGTGCTAAGTACGGCATCCATTCACGGACTGACCGCACAGCAACGCGGCTCTGCCAGCGCAACACTGAATTTCATTCGTTCATTGGGCATGACCATAGGCATTACTACCTTCGGTATCATACAAAGTCACTATTTCTCAGGCAGTCTTACCAAGCTACTCTCGTCTAGTGGTGGTGGAGAAGCTCCTGCGGGAGCTATGGATTTTAAAGACCCACATGCCTTGCTCTCACCGGAGACTAGGGCGCTTATTCCACCTGAAATTCTGAGTAAGATTACAGCTGGGTTATCTTCTTCTATTGTAAACACCTTTGCTTGGGCGGTAATTCCCGCAGCTTTAGCGTTATTAGCTTCGTTCTATATGGGACGTCAGAAGATGGATGCCTCTGCGGAGGGGAATGTTCAGGCGTCTGGGCATTAG
- a CDS encoding YhbD family protein — protein sequence MEDDLISKKQLLDLTGISYGQLYRWKRKQLIPEEWFIRKSTFTGQETFFPKEMILSRIHNIVNMKEGLSLDEMADKLSDKASFEKVSVTAKEILERNIVSTITLRKFGKSLGDESIYTFEGLVHLFAVDRLLSAGEMSMEEAELLFRTLEEKVSRLESGSWELFFVRKMGVSSFILAQAPAELWFDEGVRLVSKMTYADLIEQLKGKLAYKLVE from the coding sequence ATGGAAGATGATTTGATTTCGAAGAAGCAACTGCTGGATTTAACCGGTATCTCATATGGGCAATTGTACCGCTGGAAAAGGAAACAGTTAATCCCCGAGGAATGGTTTATCCGGAAATCTACCTTTACTGGACAAGAGACTTTTTTTCCTAAAGAGATGATCTTGTCGCGAATTCACAACATTGTGAATATGAAAGAAGGGCTTTCTTTGGATGAAATGGCTGATAAGCTATCGGACAAGGCATCCTTTGAGAAGGTGAGTGTAACTGCTAAGGAAATTCTAGAACGTAACATTGTTTCGACAATAACACTGAGGAAATTTGGAAAAAGTCTTGGTGATGAAAGTATATATACTTTTGAAGGGCTCGTTCATTTATTCGCTGTAGACCGCCTGCTAAGTGCTGGGGAAATGAGTATGGAGGAGGCAGAGCTTCTGTTTCGCACTTTGGAGGAGAAAGTTTCAAGGCTCGAGAGTGGAAGCTGGGAGTTGTTTTTTGTCCGGAAAATGGGGGTTTCATCCTTCATTCTGGCACAAGCACCTGCGGAGTTATGGTTTGATGAAGGGGTTAGATTAGTCAGTAAAATGACATATGCAGATTTGATCGAACAATTGAAAGGTAAGCTTGCCTACAAGCTTGTTGAATAG
- a CDS encoding HIT family protein, with protein MLYVECLGCRIANGIEPDLNIVYENEFITCVLDIAPFNEGHTLILPKKHYCDIEEMESETAYAIMDASKKLSIALKSLFKPDGIRICQDGGKFNDLTHYHMHLIPRYEGDGFIWGEPLHPHGAEKRLSQNKKRF; from the coding sequence ATGCTGTACGTGGAATGCTTAGGATGTAGAATCGCTAACGGTATTGAACCTGACTTGAATATTGTTTATGAAAATGAATTTATTACTTGTGTGCTTGATATTGCTCCTTTTAATGAAGGACATACTCTAATCCTCCCCAAAAAGCATTACTGTGATATCGAAGAGATGGAGTCAGAGACTGCTTATGCTATCATGGATGCTTCGAAAAAACTTTCAATTGCTTTGAAGAGCTTGTTTAAACCTGATGGTATAAGAATTTGTCAAGATGGAGGGAAATTTAACGACCTTACCCATTATCATATGCATCTTATTCCGAGGTACGAAGGCGATGGATTTATCTGGGGTGAACCATTACACCCACATGGTGCTGAAAAACGATTAAGCCAAAACAAAAAAAGATTCTGA
- a CDS encoding glycoside hydrolase family 2 TIM barrel-domain containing protein — protein sequence MLRLFQRNKIRQVEELEGDWDFQPIEAEAGLPSFYEYRMPVPGCWELHPQFSTYQGKGAYRTTFKLGNECNIRLVFKGISHTGEVFLNGVKIGSHYNAYTPFELIVPSVAPGEHELAVIVDNTFNESSALHVPNDYYTYGGIIRPVAIEKIPNTLIDRIEFVPTYADHKWSAKIKAYVKNIESKEVEVHIKGKLGTSAFDLGTLFIPAESSEALTSTHTFPDVISWSGKEPQLYMLELKLFIKDQQEPPVDDLIERVGFRTVTTERGAIQINGEDIVFKGFNRHEDHPLVGSAIPYQLMVQDMELMLDMGGNAVRTSHYPNDERFLDLCDERGVYVWEENHARGLSIEQMRHPLFAKQCEDCNQEMVESHFNHPSIIIWAILNECASDLPEGKEMYRTQLLQIRRMDTSRPLTFASHQRDRELCFDLVDIVSFNLYPQWYDDSDPMELCLQARQWADAAGGLGKPMFMSEFGADGYYGYRDPSRVKGTEERQADIVEQNLKAYTSLSFLSGMFIWQFCDCRVTEGLGWLLTRAGTQNSKGMVDRYRRPKLAYTVVQQYFN from the coding sequence ATGCTACGTCTATTTCAGAGGAATAAGATTCGGCAAGTTGAAGAACTGGAAGGAGACTGGGATTTTCAGCCGATAGAAGCGGAAGCAGGATTGCCTTCTTTTTACGAATATCGTATGCCTGTGCCGGGCTGCTGGGAATTGCACCCTCAGTTCTCCACCTACCAAGGAAAAGGCGCGTATCGGACTACTTTTAAGCTGGGAAATGAGTGTAACATTCGTCTAGTGTTCAAAGGAATAAGTCATACAGGAGAAGTGTTCTTAAATGGAGTGAAAATCGGTAGTCATTACAATGCGTACACACCGTTTGAACTAATCGTTCCTTCCGTAGCACCCGGTGAACATGAGTTGGCGGTCATCGTAGATAATACTTTTAATGAGTCCTCAGCTCTGCATGTTCCCAATGATTATTATACCTATGGTGGGATTATCCGTCCTGTAGCCATTGAAAAGATTCCGAATACTCTGATCGATCGGATAGAATTCGTACCTACTTACGCTGACCATAAATGGAGTGCAAAGATTAAAGCATATGTTAAAAATATTGAAAGTAAAGAAGTAGAAGTTCATATAAAAGGGAAGCTCGGAACAAGCGCTTTTGACCTAGGCACTTTGTTTATTCCTGCTGAATCCTCAGAGGCGCTTACGTCTACCCATACGTTTCCAGATGTGATCTCGTGGTCTGGAAAGGAGCCGCAGCTATACATGCTGGAGCTTAAGCTATTTATAAAGGATCAACAGGAGCCTCCTGTGGATGATCTGATTGAACGTGTAGGATTTCGTACCGTAACTACAGAACGTGGCGCGATTCAAATCAATGGAGAAGATATTGTTTTTAAAGGCTTCAACCGACATGAAGATCATCCCCTCGTTGGATCGGCGATTCCTTATCAGCTTATGGTTCAAGATATGGAACTGATGCTGGATATGGGAGGCAATGCTGTACGGACAAGCCATTATCCGAATGATGAGCGCTTCCTCGATTTATGTGATGAGAGAGGTGTTTACGTCTGGGAGGAGAATCATGCCCGTGGTCTTAGCATAGAACAGATGCGACATCCTTTATTTGCTAAGCAGTGTGAAGATTGTAACCAAGAGATGGTCGAGTCGCATTTTAATCATCCAAGTATTATTATCTGGGCAATTCTTAATGAGTGTGCCAGTGATTTACCGGAAGGAAAAGAGATGTATCGTACACAGCTTTTGCAGATTCGCAGGATGGATACATCCCGACCGCTTACCTTTGCTTCCCACCAGCGGGATAGAGAGCTTTGTTTTGATCTAGTGGATATCGTTTCCTTTAACCTCTATCCGCAGTGGTACGATGATTCCGACCCTATGGAGCTGTGTTTACAGGCACGGCAATGGGCAGATGCTGCGGGTGGTTTAGGTAAGCCAATGTTCATGAGCGAATTCGGCGCTGATGGGTATTATGGCTATCGTGATCCTAGTCGAGTTAAAGGAACTGAGGAGCGGCAAGCGGATATTGTAGAGCAGAATCTAAAAGCTTATACCTCACTTTCTTTCTTGTCAGGAATGTTTATATGGCAATTTTGCGATTGCCGAGTAACGGAAGGGCTAGGCTGGCTTTTGACACGAGCTGGAACACAGAACAGTAAAGGTATGGTAGACCGTTATCGCAGACCGAAGCTAGCGTACACAGTAGTTCAGCAATATTTTAATTAA
- a CDS encoding fibronectin type III domain-containing protein, with amino-acid sequence MKMRKLFSILMTSLLVLGVALPFGGKASADATSDASNRALVWLKAQQDATAGYAFEGLVDSFEDFWGPNNPKQIVYTYDQAVAAIAFIVKGERTRAEQVLNKMRDIQDPSGFWLNSYWYNNGFGEEIRKHVGPVVWMAMAAMAYEKQYNDTRYRPMALKALDWSLQYKKANGSIAGGWSAWSNSDEPWSSTEHNIDIYRVLQYYASVDSSKAATYNSAATGVKTFLDNYVWDDSVKRFKGGWKNDTNLIDPKIPLDVNPWGVLALGVSGTHNYGASLAYVENASGTPGTLANPRYKQTLTYNDAGNTLTGYDFDWTDEVLPAYDDNGNQIGNTGADVWFEGSAFMSLAYYMQGNVSKADAINTEIIKKQGTSGASLGGIPYSLKGTSNSYWVMAQQNCVSSTGWLILSLHRFNPFTGQYLTGGGNTGDTTAPTTPANLTVTSKTDTAVNLSWSASTDNVGVTGYLVYRGTQQVASVAGTTATVSGLTPSTAYTFTVKATDAAGNLSSASNAATVTTNPTGGSGGGDHVTADFTAGVTRLSSTEASIYITPVTSALYVDVHYKVNGGSQLNYRMTNSSGTWKQTVSGLSAGSSIEYWFTYEKSGPQYDSAHYTYVQ; translated from the coding sequence ATGAAGATGAGGAAGCTGTTTTCGATCTTAATGACAAGTCTGTTGGTGCTTGGGGTAGCTCTTCCTTTTGGTGGAAAAGCGAGTGCAGATGCCACAAGTGATGCTTCAAATCGTGCTTTAGTCTGGCTGAAGGCCCAGCAGGATGCAACGGCGGGATATGCTTTTGAAGGCTTGGTAGATAGCTTTGAGGATTTCTGGGGACCCAACAACCCCAAACAGATTGTATATACGTATGATCAAGCTGTTGCAGCTATTGCCTTTATTGTAAAAGGTGAACGGACACGGGCAGAGCAAGTGTTGAACAAAATGCGAGACATTCAGGACCCTTCAGGCTTCTGGCTGAATTCTTATTGGTATAACAATGGCTTCGGAGAAGAAATTCGTAAACATGTGGGGCCGGTTGTATGGATGGCAATGGCAGCTATGGCTTATGAAAAGCAATACAATGACACGCGATATCGTCCGATGGCGCTCAAAGCGCTCGATTGGAGCTTACAGTATAAAAAAGCAAATGGCAGTATCGCAGGAGGATGGAGTGCTTGGAGTAACTCCGATGAGCCTTGGAGCTCTACCGAGCATAATATCGATATTTATCGGGTGCTACAGTATTATGCTTCGGTGGATTCCTCTAAGGCTGCCACATACAATAGCGCAGCTACTGGAGTCAAAACCTTCCTGGATAATTATGTGTGGGATGACAGCGTCAAACGCTTCAAGGGAGGCTGGAAAAACGATACGAATCTGATTGACCCTAAAATTCCATTGGACGTGAATCCATGGGGAGTACTGGCTTTAGGAGTATCCGGAACGCATAACTATGGAGCAAGCTTAGCCTATGTTGAAAATGCATCCGGCACCCCAGGTACACTCGCGAATCCGCGTTATAAGCAGACACTTACTTACAATGATGCAGGAAATACACTCACCGGTTATGATTTTGACTGGACCGACGAAGTTTTGCCAGCGTATGACGATAATGGGAATCAAATTGGCAATACGGGTGCTGATGTATGGTTTGAAGGAAGCGCATTTATGTCGCTCGCCTACTATATGCAAGGCAATGTATCCAAAGCAGATGCCATTAACACTGAAATTATTAAAAAGCAAGGCACAAGCGGTGCTTCGCTTGGGGGAATCCCGTACTCGCTTAAAGGTACCAGCAACAGCTATTGGGTGATGGCGCAGCAAAACTGCGTGTCCAGCACGGGTTGGTTAATTCTATCCCTGCATCGATTTAACCCATTCACCGGGCAATACTTGACGGGTGGTGGTAATACTGGAGATACTACAGCACCTACTACACCTGCTAATCTGACAGTAACCAGCAAGACGGATACAGCAGTTAACCTGAGCTGGTCTGCTTCAACTGATAATGTTGGCGTTACAGGATATCTCGTTTATCGCGGAACACAGCAGGTAGCCTCTGTGGCGGGAACTACAGCTACTGTTAGTGGACTTACTCCGAGCACAGCCTATACGTTTACAGTAAAAGCTACGGATGCAGCGGGTAACCTATCATCCGCTAGTAATGCCGCAACGGTTACTACTAATCCCACTGGAGGCAGCGGAGGCGGTGATCATGTGACGGCTGACTTTACAGCAGGGGTAACGAGACTTTCTTCGACAGAAGCGAGCATTTATATTACACCTGTAACCAGTGCTCTATATGTAGATGTGCATTATAAGGTTAACGGGGGATCACAGCTTAATTACCGGATGACCAACAGCTCAGGTACATGGAAGCAGACAGTGAGTGGATTAAGTGCTGGCAGCAGTATTGAGTACTGGTTCACTTATGAGAAATCCGGTCCACAATATGATTCAGCGCATTATACCTATGTGCAGTAA
- a CDS encoding 50S ribosomal protein L25, which translates to MNTTVRLTERSGSTSSQRRKGFVPVVVYGAGSDSQSFTADVKTITGILANNPRAVLTLELPDSGKKNVVIQEIQRQPVSKQLLHIDFQQIDMKAKLDTKVAFHFTGDPVGVKSGGVQQIELHELDIRTLPDKLTASFEVDISGLDIGDQLLVSDLPKHEGWEILTPEDTLIVRIAPPAAQEPTDEDAAEPAAVEASGEDKAE; encoded by the coding sequence GTGAATACAACAGTACGTTTGACAGAAAGATCCGGCTCGACTTCTTCACAGCGCAGAAAAGGCTTTGTACCGGTAGTCGTGTACGGTGCAGGTTCAGATAGCCAGTCCTTTACAGCGGATGTTAAGACAATTACCGGGATTTTGGCTAATAACCCTCGGGCAGTATTAACCTTGGAATTACCAGACTCGGGTAAAAAGAACGTTGTCATCCAAGAAATTCAGCGCCAGCCAGTATCCAAACAACTGCTGCATATTGATTTTCAACAGATAGACATGAAAGCTAAATTGGATACGAAAGTAGCATTCCACTTTACAGGTGATCCAGTAGGTGTGAAGAGTGGCGGCGTGCAGCAAATTGAATTGCATGAGCTAGATATTCGCACACTTCCAGATAAATTAACGGCATCCTTTGAAGTGGATATCAGTGGACTAGATATTGGTGATCAATTGCTGGTGTCCGATCTGCCGAAGCATGAAGGCTGGGAAATATTGACGCCTGAGGACACTTTAATTGTTCGTATTGCTCCTCCAGCAGCTCAAGAGCCAACCGATGAAGATGCTGCTGAACCAGCTGCAGTTGAAGCTTCTGGTGAAGATAAAGCAGAATAG
- a CDS encoding ABC transporter ATP-binding protein has protein sequence MPEALLEVNHLKKYFPVTKGLLNRTVGHVKAVDDISITLQPGETFGLVGESGSGKSTVGRTILRLTDKTAGEIKFKGIDIHSLSPSELRNIRPQMQLIFQDPYSSLNPRVRIGDAIGEALLDHGLCSKSEVRDRVLEALEACGLSSYHIDRFPHEFSGGQRQRIGIARALVLNPELIIADEPVSALDVSIQAQIINLFSKLQQSRGLTYLFISHDLSVVEHLCSRIGVMYLGSMMETASRDELFKNPLHPYTKALLSAVPIPIPKLKRERIVLKGDIPSPVNPPSGCKFHTRCPYAQEVCRSEIPVFRDAGNNHFVACHLV, from the coding sequence ATGCCTGAGGCATTGCTTGAGGTCAATCATTTGAAAAAATACTTCCCTGTTACTAAGGGATTGCTTAACCGCACGGTTGGGCATGTAAAAGCTGTTGACGATATTAGCATCACACTTCAGCCAGGGGAGACGTTTGGGCTTGTAGGGGAATCCGGGAGCGGCAAGAGTACGGTCGGACGGACGATTTTACGGCTAACGGATAAAACGGCAGGTGAGATCAAATTCAAAGGGATAGACATTCATTCCTTGTCTCCTTCTGAATTGCGAAATATCAGACCCCAAATGCAGCTAATCTTTCAAGACCCATATAGCTCACTTAACCCTAGGGTTCGCATAGGTGATGCTATCGGAGAAGCTTTACTGGATCATGGGTTATGCTCAAAATCAGAGGTTCGTGATCGGGTGCTCGAGGCGCTTGAGGCATGTGGTCTATCCTCTTATCATATTGATCGCTTCCCGCATGAATTCTCAGGAGGACAGCGGCAACGGATCGGAATCGCGCGAGCGCTTGTGCTGAATCCTGAGCTAATCATTGCAGACGAGCCAGTCTCGGCCTTGGATGTGTCCATCCAAGCACAGATTATTAATTTATTCAGTAAGCTGCAGCAGAGCCGTGGTCTAACCTATTTGTTCATCTCCCATGATTTGAGTGTGGTTGAGCATTTATGTTCAAGAATTGGCGTTATGTATCTGGGATCTATGATGGAGACGGCTTCTAGAGATGAATTATTTAAGAATCCGCTCCATCCGTATACCAAGGCATTGTTATCAGCTGTTCCAATACCTATTCCAAAGCTGAAAAGGGAAAGAATTGTCCTTAAGGGGGATATCCCAAGTCCGGTGAACCCGCCTTCCGGTTGTAAATTTCATACCCGCTGCCCCTATGCACAAGAGGTTTGCAGGTCTGAAATCCCGGTATTCCGTGATGCCGGAAATAACCATTTTGTAGCTTGTCATTTAGTCTAA
- a CDS encoding ABC transporter ATP-binding protein: protein MSDLMNIDGLSTYFFTEEGKVKAVDDVSFRVREGETVCIVGESGCGKSVTAMSIMGLVEEPGGKVTHGKIDFQGEDLLQMDKNTLRAIRGNEIAMIFQEPMSSLNPVIKIGEQIMEPLIVHLKMNKKQARIRAIELIKQVGISRPEQIADSYPHELSGGMLQRIMIAIAIACSPKLLIADEPTTALDVTIQAQILDMLREIKDSSGMSILLITHDLGVVAEMADYVIVMYSGKIVEEGEVVELFNNPKHPYTKGLLKSKPVINQRQDELYSIPGQVPNPLELVPSCYFHDRCEHCMPVCVSQQPQLKEVASRQKVACWLYEEAVVHA from the coding sequence ATGAGTGATTTAATGAATATAGACGGTCTAAGTACATACTTCTTCACGGAAGAAGGAAAAGTGAAAGCCGTTGATGATGTAAGCTTCCGTGTTCGTGAAGGAGAGACGGTCTGTATCGTCGGAGAATCGGGCTGCGGCAAAAGCGTGACCGCGATGTCCATCATGGGTCTTGTTGAAGAGCCAGGGGGCAAGGTAACCCATGGCAAAATTGATTTTCAGGGTGAAGATTTGTTGCAAATGGACAAAAATACACTGCGAGCCATCCGTGGTAACGAGATCGCGATGATCTTCCAGGAGCCCATGTCCTCCCTTAATCCTGTAATTAAGATCGGTGAACAAATTATGGAGCCGTTGATCGTGCATTTGAAGATGAATAAGAAGCAGGCGCGTATCCGGGCGATTGAACTAATAAAACAGGTAGGCATATCACGACCTGAGCAAATTGCTGATAGTTATCCACATGAATTAAGTGGAGGGATGCTGCAGCGGATTATGATCGCTATTGCTATCGCCTGCAGTCCAAAGTTATTGATTGCAGATGAGCCGACAACAGCGCTGGATGTAACGATTCAAGCACAGATTCTGGATATGCTTCGTGAAATTAAAGACAGCTCCGGCATGTCTATTTTATTAATCACCCATGATCTGGGTGTAGTCGCGGAGATGGCCGATTACGTGATTGTTATGTACTCCGGAAAGATTGTGGAGGAGGGGGAGGTTGTTGAATTGTTCAACAATCCCAAACACCCTTATACGAAAGGGCTGCTCAAATCGAAGCCAGTTATTAATCAGCGACAGGATGAGCTGTATTCCATACCTGGCCAAGTGCCAAATCCGCTAGAGCTGGTACCCTCTTGTTATTTTCATGACCGCTGTGAGCATTGCATGCCTGTATGTGTCAGCCAGCAGCCCCAGCTTAAAGAAGTAGCCAGCAGACAAAAGGTAGCTTGCTGGTTGTATGAGGAGGCGGTTGTTCATGCCTGA
- the opp4C gene encoding oligopeptide ABC transporter permease, which yields MAVQSNVAGISKPQTTKGKSSLFRQSLRRLLKNKLAVSGFVVVIFMFALCFIGPLFSPYTDNKINMALMNKAPNMKHWLGTDALGRDILTRVMQAGRISLTVGLASMVLSVFIGALLGAIAGYYRGIADQIIMRVADLLLTVPSLPLLFIFGALLSEWKIPTDYRMYIVMLMLSIVSWPGMARMVRGQMLSLREREFMQAAVVLGLRDRRKLFNHLLPNIVPLLIVMATLNIGGAILSESVLSFFGLGVMPPTPTWGNMIDAANNMIDFKDRPWLWIPPGLSIFATVIAINIFGDGLRDVLDPKQKR from the coding sequence GTGGCAGTTCAAAGTAATGTAGCGGGAATCTCCAAGCCCCAGACCACCAAAGGAAAATCCTCTTTATTCCGGCAATCCCTACGGAGATTGTTAAAGAACAAACTGGCGGTATCCGGATTTGTGGTAGTGATCTTTATGTTTGCGCTTTGTTTTATAGGCCCGCTGTTCTCACCCTATACGGATAACAAAATTAATATGGCACTGATGAACAAGGCACCTAATATGAAGCATTGGCTTGGCACTGACGCGCTGGGCAGAGATATTTTGACCCGGGTGATGCAGGCAGGACGAATTTCACTAACAGTAGGACTAGCATCAATGGTTCTTTCGGTGTTTATCGGGGCTCTTTTGGGAGCCATAGCTGGCTATTACCGCGGAATCGCCGATCAAATCATCATGCGAGTTGCGGATCTTTTATTGACCGTTCCGAGTCTGCCGCTGCTCTTTATTTTTGGAGCGTTATTATCGGAGTGGAAGATTCCAACGGATTACCGGATGTATATCGTTATGCTTATGCTCAGTATTGTGAGCTGGCCGGGTATGGCACGTATGGTACGAGGGCAAATGCTTAGTCTGCGAGAACGTGAGTTTATGCAAGCAGCTGTAGTATTAGGCCTTCGCGATCGGCGTAAATTGTTCAACCATTTGCTGCCGAACATTGTCCCGCTGCTGATCGTTATGGCAACGCTCAACATCGGTGGCGCTATATTGAGTGAATCGGTTCTTAGCTTCTTTGGACTAGGTGTTATGCCGCCAACGCCAACCTGGGGCAATATGATTGATGCAGCGAATAATATGATCGATTTTAAGGATCGTCCGTGGCTGTGGATTCCGCCAGGGCTGTCCATCTTCGCGACAGTAATCGCGATCAATATCTTTGGTGACGGACTCCGGGACGTACTTGATCCTAAACAGAAGAGGTAG
- a CDS encoding ABC transporter permease, with translation MSAYLSKRLLYMVIILFAASLLIFCLYASTPGDFITGNIKLTAERKAELREIYGLNKPMLERYGIWMKNALHGDFGYSLAQQKPVLQLFNDYIWNSFLLAAVSTFLTWVIAVIIGVISAYKQYSWFDTLVMIAIFAAMSLPSFFIGLFLIKILAVDLKWLPPGGIITTGSNATGLAYFKEIVMHMTLPVVVMTLLGLGSLTRYFRSNMIDVLKQDYIRTARAKGLRERKVLFTHALRNALLPAITLVGFELPALFGGSLIIEKIFNWPGIGQLYMQSFGLRDYPLLMGFTMFIAILTVIGTLLSDVLYRIADPRVRL, from the coding sequence ATGAGTGCTTATTTATCGAAAAGACTGTTGTACATGGTCATTATCTTATTTGCGGCATCATTATTGATCTTCTGTCTATATGCATCAACCCCCGGGGACTTCATAACCGGAAATATCAAATTGACCGCTGAACGCAAAGCGGAGCTGCGTGAGATCTACGGCTTAAACAAGCCGATGCTTGAGCGGTATGGAATCTGGATGAAGAATGCGCTGCATGGCGATTTCGGTTACTCCTTAGCCCAACAGAAGCCTGTGCTGCAGCTTTTTAATGATTATATTTGGAATTCCTTTTTGCTGGCTGCCGTTTCCACGTTTCTGACGTGGGTGATTGCAGTTATTATTGGTGTGATTTCAGCCTATAAGCAATATTCATGGTTCGATACACTCGTGATGATCGCTATATTCGCAGCAATGTCGCTGCCGTCATTTTTTATAGGCTTATTCCTGATCAAAATCCTGGCCGTCGATCTCAAGTGGCTGCCCCCGGGTGGAATAATCACTACAGGTAGTAATGCTACGGGTCTCGCGTACTTTAAGGAGATCGTAATGCATATGACCCTTCCGGTTGTGGTTATGACCCTCCTTGGATTAGGCTCGCTCACCCGTTATTTCCGTAGCAATATGATCGATGTCTTAAAGCAGGATTATATCCGCACCGCCCGTGCCAAAGGCCTAAGGGAGCGTAAGGTACTCTTTACACATGCCCTGCGAAATGCCTTATTGCCTGCGATTACCCTGGTTGGCTTCGAGCTTCCAGCACTATTTGGCGGATCACTTATTATTGAGAAAATATTCAATTGGCCTGGGATTGGCCAGCTGTATATGCAGTCCTTCGGACTTAGGGATTATCCCTTGCTGATGGGCTTTACGATGTTTATTGCCATACTTACCGTCATAGGAACGTTGCTTTCGGATGTTTTGTACCGGATTGCCGATCCTAGAGTTCGGCTATAG